One stretch of Lucilia cuprina isolate Lc7/37 chromosome 6, ASM2204524v1, whole genome shotgun sequence DNA includes these proteins:
- the LOC111685409 gene encoding ras-related protein Rab-2A, whose translation MSYAYLFKYIIIGDTGVGKSCLLLQFTDKRFQPVHDLTIGVEFGARMITIDGKQIKLQIWDTAGQEAFRSITRSYYRGAAGALLVYDITRRETFNHLTTWLEDARQHSNSNMVIMLIGNKSDLESRREVKKEEGEAFAREHGLVFMETSARTAANVEEAFINTAKEIYEKIQEGVFDINNEANGIKIGQQHSPTNPSLPGSGNQAGSASSGCC comes from the exons ATGTCTTACGCctatttattcaaatatattataattgGTGATACAG GTGTTGGTAAATCATGTCTCTTACTACAATTTACGGACAAACGTTTCCAACCTGTACACGATCTTACCATTGGCGTTGAATTTGGTGCCCGCATGATAACCATCGATGGCAAACAAATCAAATTACAAATATGGGACACCGCTGGTCAAGAAGCATTCAGATCAATAACACGATCATATTATCGTGGTGCTGCTGGTGCTTTATTGGTATACGACATAACCAGACGTGAAACATTTAATCATTTGACAACATGGTTAGAAGATGCCAGACAACATTCAAATTCCAATATGGTTATAATGTTGATAGGAAATAAAAG CGATTTAGAGTCAAGGCGTGAAGTTAAAAAGGAAGAGGGTGAAGCTTTCGCTCGTGAACATGGTTTAGTATTTATGGAAACATCAGCACGTACAGCAGCCAATGTTGAGGAAGCCTTTATTAATACAGCcaaagaaatttatgaaaaaattcaagAAGGTGTTTTCGATATCAATAATGAG GCCAACGGTATTAAAATTGGTCAACAGCATTCCCCCACAAATCCTTCACTGCCCGGTTCGGGTAATCAAGCTGGGTCAGCAAGTAGCGGTTGTTGTTAA
- the LOC111685419 gene encoding MOB kinase activator-like 4, with product MKMADGTTIVRRNRPGTKAKDFCRWPDEPLEEMDSTLAVQQYIQQLIKRDPSNVELILTMPEAQDEGVWKYEHLRQFCMELNGLAVRLQKQCSPSTCTQMTATDQWIFLCAAHKTPKECPAIDYTRHTLDGAACLLNSNKYFPSRVSIKESSVTKLGSVCRRVYRIFSHAYFHHRRIFDEFEAETYLCHRFTHFVTKYNLMSKENLIVPINEEAENAAPGESEA from the exons ATGAAGATGGCTGACGGCACAACCATTGTACGTAGAAATAGACCAGGAACTAAGGCGAAG GACTTTTGTCGTTGGCCCGATGAGCCCTTAGAGGAAATGGACAGCACATTGGCTGTACAACAGTATATACAGCAATTGATTAAAAGGGATCCCTCAAATGTGGAACTTATATTAACTATGCCAGAGGCTCAAGATGAGGGTGTTTGGAAGTATGAACATTTAAG ACAATTTTGCATGGAATTAAATGGTCTTGCTGTACGTTTGCAAAAACAATGTTCTCCCTCTACTTGCACCCAAATGACTGCCACCGATCAATGGATATTTTTATGTGCTGCTCATAAAACACCAAAAGAATGTCCTGCCATTGATTATACCCGTCATACATTAGATGGCGCAGCTTGTCTACTCAAtagcaataaatattttccaagtCG AGTTTCAATAAAAGAATCCTCGGTAACTAAATTGGGTTCGGTGTGTCGTCGTGTCTATAGAATTTTTTCTCATGCTTATTTTCATCATCGGCGTATATTTGATGAATTCGAAGCAGAGACTTATCTCTGTCATCGGTTTACACATTTCGTAACAAAATACAATCTCATGTCAAAGGAAAATCTAATTGTACCCATCAATGAAGAGGCTGAAAATGCAGCGCCTGGCGAAAGCGAAGCCTAA
- the LOC111685420 gene encoding uncharacterized protein LOC111685420: MNPTLWVLVAIKIFIIFWLIYYIFERRKRKASVDSLVVTEQGMVTAYAGAPVTQIPKDYNAYNQQQLYPPASANTIPNIYPSIGIVDVQSNMAPAK, translated from the exons ATGAATCCTACTCTATGGGTTTTGGTGGccattaaaatattcataattttttggcTAATTTATTACATCTTCGAGAGGCGTAAGAGAAAAGCTTCTGTCGATAGTCTCGTTGTAACAGAACAAG GTATGGTTACGGCGTATGCTGGAGCACCTGTAACACAAATTCCCAAAGATTATAATGCATACAATCAGCAGCAGTTATATCCGCCGGCATCGGCAAATACAATTCCAAA CATATATCCCTCCATTGGAATTGTGGATGTACAATCAAATATGGCGCCCGCAAAGTAA